The following nucleotide sequence is from Drosophila kikkawai strain 14028-0561.14 chromosome 2L, DkikHiC1v2, whole genome shotgun sequence.
aaaaactgcataccaaatttaaaatttcaagaaatcaaaaaatttggccatttttgctaattttaatgatgtaaccccttatcaaatttcgcaaaaatggccaaaaaatcgatttcttccggacatgtctagaaagattcgcatgttgatgctgatcaagaatatatatggtttatggggtcggaaatgattccttgacttagaaaaatattattttgtattataaaatctgattttttatattaaaaaaacttcttattttttttttaattaaaaatatcataactcggccaaaagagcattaattttaaatcggataactgttctgtgcaagattttctacagttaataaatctgcatacttcatttaaaaattttgaaaattcaattttttatgaaaatcaaaaattttaatgatgtaaccccttatcaaattttgcaaaaattgccaaaaaatcgatttcttcctgacatatctagaaagattcccctgttgatgctgatcaagaatatatatggtttatagggtcggaaacgtctccttcactgcgttgcaaacttatgactgaaattataataccctgcaagggtttaaaaatgattcgatctagccatgtccgtctgtccgtcagTTTGCACAAAATGACAGCTCAgaatcaatttcaaatttgatTATTAATCGATTAATCGACTTTAGGCACTGCTTGCGATTGCAACCACTGCTTGTTCCGTGAGGTAGCGCAACCTGTCTATTCGATCACCTCCGTTATCGGCGCTTAAAttgaattacaaattaaaaacgtaaaatcatatatatttattggttttgaaattctttattgatttttatataatttaggTCAACTCTGTGCCAATGTATCGAGCGATTTTGAAGAGCCTTGCACAATGTGTACCAAGGAATCTGAGTCGAATCGGTGATAGGTACTTGCATTCGGTGTAATTTCCAATTTACTTGCGCGACATGTATATCAAGCCGGCAGCAAAGCCACAAAATAGTATTGGACAGGCTAGGTGTAACATCTTGCCGGAGAGTAGGCGCCACACCAAAGAAACTGTCGCCTTGTTGAGTCCCTGAGAGGACACATCCGTCccatcctcgtcctcgtcatcgTTCCCCAGCTCCCCATCCTCGTCGGTCGAGGCTTCCGTTCCCGTGGCAGTGCCAGAAGTCGTACTTGTTTCAGGTACTGACTCAGTTTCCTCTTTATCCTCTGCCGATGACTCCTGCGTGGCAAAGTCCGGCTCAGGCTCGACCATGTTGGCCTCTGCCCCGATTTGGAGCAGCCGGCGCAGCAGCTCTACGTTGCTGGCGTTTCGGAGCAGATCTTCCAAGGTAATCACATTGCGATTGCTGTCCAAGGGGTCTTCCGTGTGGCTATTTGTTTGCGAGGGCTGGGTGACTAGCCCACTCTCCGAGGTGGTGGCCAGATCCAGTTCCCCAATCCCTGGCTCTGCCTCGCTCAGCAAGTTCTCGCTCACAGCATCCGTTTGTTCACCGGAAGCTTCGTTCAATGCATCTCCGGGCTCCTCCGGCGTCACCTGCTCCTGAGCTTGATTAACATTGGCGAAAGCTTGCTGAAGGTGCGCTTCCACAGAGCCCCTAGAAGGTTCCTCAAGTACGATCTGTGGGAATTTCTCCACAGAACCCTGAGGGATAGGCTCCAAGAGATTCTTTTCAGGTTCAGGTTCCTCTAACTGCGTCAGTTTCTTCAGCATCTGTTGATTGTCTTGAGCCACTTCATTAGTGATCGTACCAGCAAGAGGGTGCTCCTGCCCACATTTTTCCGAGTTGATCTGAGTCCCGTCAGGTGACAGTTTCTGGCTAGCCTCCGGGGCAGCTAGTGCGCCCTCCACTTGAGCAGTTGCCTCGATTTTCTGAACATCGTCTGATGCCTGTTTCTGTGCCAATCCCTGTTCAGTTTCATCGGCCAGTAGTGCCTCAATGGGAGCTGACTTGTCCTCGTTGGCCTGGAGGTCATCTAATTCTCGTCTCGGCTCCACGTCGCTAGACAATGACGTCTGGTCAAATTTGGATGAATCTAACAGATCCAACTCCGCGTACTCCTTGTCGGCCAACGCCACTTCGGCCTCCATTTCGGCAACGACGCGCTGAAGCTCCTTCAGGGTTTGTTCCTCGGCCAGTTTCAGTTCCATTTCGCTTCGGCTTGACGGAACGGGGGCGGGTATGGGTGTCATGGCGGTTGCCTCCGCATCGGACATCGAAGAGTCCATCTGGATGCCAGAGTCATTGGCCGACTGCTGACGAAGTCTGTTAACGTCGAGGACACTTGTGTATTTGCGGCTGGTTAACTTAAAGGTGCTGGAGCTGGGGCCGAGAGAAATGGGCCCCGGAATCTTGGTCTGGCTCCTAATTGTGCTAACGGCCCCGCGACTCACAGCCCCCGCCGAGGAAACGGACGGCAGCGAGTCAGTGTCTACATTCGTG
It contains:
- the LOC108075793 gene encoding uncharacterized protein; translation: MANRNVPATPSQEELREKVNIKNVKNSEERETDNSNTNVDTDSLPSVSSAGAVSRGAVSTIRSQTKIPGPISLGPSSSTFKLTSRKYTSVLDVNRLRQQSANDSGIQMDSSMSDAEATAMTPIPAPVPSSRSEMELKLAEEQTLKELQRVVAEMEAEVALADKEYAELDLLDSSKFDQTSLSSDVEPRRELDDLQANEDKSAPIEALLADETEQGLAQKQASDDVQKIEATAQVEGALAAPEASQKLSPDGTQINSEKCGQEHPLAGTITNEVAQDNQQMLKKLTQLEEPEPEKNLLEPIPQGSVEKFPQIVLEEPSRGSVEAHLQQAFANVNQAQEQVTPEEPGDALNEASGEQTDAVSENLLSEAEPGIGELDLATTSESGLVTQPSQTNSHTEDPLDSNRNVITLEDLLRNASNVELLRRLLQIGAEANMVEPEPDFATQESSAEDKEETESVPETSTTSGTATGTEASTDEDGELGNDDEDEDGTDVSSQGLNKATVSLVWRLLSGKMLHLACPILFCGFAAGLIYMSRK